Within Takifugu flavidus isolate HTHZ2018 chromosome 12, ASM371156v2, whole genome shotgun sequence, the genomic segment GGCAGAAGACGGTTTGTCGTCCCCTCCTCTCGGTCCGCCCAATTTCCTGCAGCTGTCCAAGGAGTCTGCAGGGAGCACCAGCAGTAAGAACTCCTCCTGCGACACTGATGACTTTGTCCTAGTGCCTCACATCTCTGCAGACAGCTGTAAGTGTCAACACACGGTGTGCAAATTGGCATACAGCAACTTAGTGTTTGTCTGAGAGGTGGGTCTTTTGGTCTGGACCTATGAAAGCTCCCATTTTTGATCATCTAGAACGTCGGGGTGTATTTTATTGCAGGTAAATGTGGTTCGGTTGCCTCCAATTAATCTTAAAATAGTCGTTTCTTTCAATAACATGAACTCGATACGCTAGTCCGTATACGCTGAACTCGTCTTTCATGCAACCGCACAGGTGTCTCAAGTTGtactccatggcaacagagcaCATGTTGTGATGCCACCTTCACCTGCCATGGATACCCGCAGCTCAAAAACCCGCTCGCATTTAATAACACGTCTCCAAGCCAGTAACTTAGCCAGCTGCTATCCCCGTCACGTTGTAACTTTAGACGCCAACAGTTGGCAAAAGCTCTAAAACTTCTGACTGGTAAACCGACACCTGTCCATCATGCTTTGTACCTGCTACATGGGCCCACCTGGCGGACCTCCACTCAGACAGTGAACAAAGTGCAGGCTgttgtgaggggggggggcatttgcaAGGGTGTTTCATCACATGATCCTGTCATTCCTCCTCAGATGACCAGCCAATGGGAGTGGGGCGCCGGCCATCCAGCGAGTTCCTCATGTGTGGAGGGTGAGTGGAAACCTACTTAAACCTACAAATTAATGGTTCTTGCTGGATACTTATGTTAGCCAGGAAGCTAACTGttaaaaaatgttcaaatatgGACATTAGAGAAAGGCTCTTAGAGATCAACAAGGTCAGGTAAAATGACCACACACATAAAAAGGCCTGAAACCGAGTCCAGTTTCATAAACAACCTCAACTTAACAGGCATTGCAACATCTATTCTTCGTGTGTCAGTAGTTCctgcgtttctttttttttctattattggCTGTCTGACCTCCAGCGACCTCATTGTCGGACTTTCCTTTAACGATCACACGAGTGATGAATCAGCCGTTGAGCAACAACGAGGCAGCGGTAAATACAACAACTGACCCTCTGAGGTCCGTGGGATAAGGATAGAGGTGTGAAATCTTCCAGAATTGGCCTGCAATGACGATCACCCTCAGCTGCGTGTCCCAGGATCAAAACACCCTCACGTGTTCTTCAGCCTTGTGGCTTTTTGCATTTAATCACTCTGAGACTTGTGAACATAATGCACAGTTCAATGTTTAATTCAGTTAAAGAAAAGTTGAACATATACTGATGCCTGGAGTCAAAGGTCCACAGACTTCCGCCGGTCAGGTCTGATTTGTTAAATAAACTGTTCCTACTGCATATTTATTGTGATGCAAGTCAGGCACCGCTGTAATAAAGGAGCGCGTGTGACGCCGGTCTGTTATGATTAGAGTTCCTCTGGAAGGGACAAAGCGGACAAAGATTATTGGGTTGGGTTTGTTTGTCGACAGCCGGAAGGGTGATAAAtgaaacagatgaaaacatCTATCACGCTTGCAGCTCAGAGCTGTTTTCAGAACTCTTCGCAGTCAGCACTTAATATTCCAAATGGCAGAACTTCACATGCTGCTTTGCATCCGTCTCCTTTCTCTTGTGTTTGCATGTGACTACAGCggacctcttcctcctcttacTGTATCTGCGGCCAGTTTtaaccccccatccccccactgCTTGCATAAATAGTCAACCATTAACACAAGAGGAACTGGTATTTTCTTCATCTGAGTAGGTGTCTTTTGCAATTTGGGAACATCAGCAGTTTTCTCAGAGTCACACCCTTGTTTTCCCTCTCAACTGTGTGTTGTTTATCTTGGTCAAGGAAGTTCCCGGTCGGAAGGAGTGAAACGcatgataataaagaaaaatatttttttttaaaaaaagagtcagCTAAAATGTGGAGGAACAAAGATGTTTCAGCAGTTGTTGGACCATAACTCCTCTCTTATGCTGCTGGTTTAAAACAGGACACAGTTCTCCCACAATTATTCCCTTTTCCACCATTTAAAACAGCTGTTCAATGAACATTCCTTTTGTAACGAGGGTCAAACGCGCCCGCTGTGTTTCTCAGTCATAAAATGACTGGAATGGGATCAGTGAAGCGTTCGCCAGCCTAGAAAGAAAAAGCCTTAGAAGCTTCATCGTGGAAAACTCTCAGATGTGTAGATGATATAGCTCAGATTTGTAGAATCCCAACAAAGCAGCTGCTCTTTGGTGTCTTTGTTCAGACGATTCTTTGCCTCACGTGttttcccctctcccctcccagaACATCGTTACGTAATACCGGTTTcctactggtgctgctctgtaaCGGCCATTTCCTCTGTTCctcccatttttttttatcctatATGTAAACACAGACCCCCCTTTTTCTGTGACCGGGTCATGACTTAATGTACAGGAACATTTTGTCCTCTCCGGAATAACAAAGAATGTAAATGAGCTGCAGTTCTTCTCTCAGCTCCAAACAGAGGACATGCCGGGCACGTTCCATTGGTCGGGACTTGTtatttagccccgcccccagcggAGGCAAGCACCAATCAGGTCGTAAGGTGCCCCTGTGTTTACTtggaagccccgcccactaACTGCACTCACACCCTCAGTCAGGCAAAAGTTAAGTTCCTCAACCTGCTTCCATCCTGAAAGGACACAAAGAAATCACTTGAGGCTACAGGAACTTTATTTTAAACGTGCTGACACCACTGAGGACAACATTagcaatttttatttttatttttttttggagcTGCTAACTCCTCTCGTTCGCCCGATCTTCCCCTGCAGCCAGCCGCAACCGATCTCAGGGCAGACCCCGATGGTGTCCCCCCGAGCTGAGACCACCCCCATCCCAGTGCCCACGCAGATCCGGAACTACCAGCGCATCAAGCAGAACCTCTCCAGCAGCCCAACCACCACGCTGTACAGCTCGCCGAGGTAAGGGGCAGGGCGTGTCTGTGGCTTTTGGAGTTTCGCTGGAATCTGTAATGGGATCCAGTTTGTAAAATTAGTTATTAGGCCTGATGTGGAAATACCAGGCCGTTGTGTCATCACCCAGAATGTTTCTCCTGCGTTACATCAGCCATGTATTTATGGAGAAGGTATTGGGTTCAAGTTTTATTCCTCTTATCCACCTGTCTGAAAAGTTGAATTATGTTTATTGTTCGTGTATGGGgatattatttgttttttttgttttttttactttctggCTTTGGCTTCAGGGCTTGTCGCATCTGGGGGGATGGATAAAGTCCACCTGGGATGTTTGTCAGGCTTCCCCAATCTGCTCAGGGAGGATTATGTCTGACTTAATGTGTCAGTATTGTTATTCCCACTTGATGGAGCCGAGGACGGGCTGCTGAACGTTGCTAATTtgcttcattttcatgtttttaactgCAGCGTGATTGAGGGTGCTGTAGAATAGTGCTAATCAGCAGCTGGAATCGTtgttatgttttattttgaaaggaaaattgATGATGCGTGCACATTCCCGCTGCTGGCTTCAGCCTCTATGCATTGAGAGGCAATGAACTGTGAAATATAACGGCgtcagaaacaaagcagaggaaaGAGTCAGACATTTGCGCCAAACTCAACGGGGCACGTGCAGTGAAATCGACACCATCTGCACTTTTCAGGCTGCTTGACTGGATATTCAGATGGAAATTCACTGACTTCAGTGGAGGAGGTGTCATTGAAAAGGCCTCGCGcagtgctgcagctcctcttccaaCTCCTGCTCTTTTGTTTATGGGTGACTGTTTTTTAAAGGAGCTACAGTATCTACAAAACCTCCCACAGGTTCTTTGTTTTTgagttttttgttatttatatcATCACTTTATTAgatacaaggcaacgaaatgcagttagcatctaaccagaagtgcttaagtagcgaataaaactgtgatgggtatatacaatatatacacacaatgatatatgtttatgatatcaatctatatgtttgtatttacagagttcacagatatgtaaagggtatataaaagtctttgcaaccaagataaatatatatacaggctgtaactatggtgctgaatttcctatGGGAATCAATAGAggttatttatgcagtttttaactatgtGAATGTTTTAACTATAcatgtgcaaagtatggaaagcagtgcaaataaccggatgtaaatagtgcaaataacagatgtaaatggtacaaataacagatgtaaatagtgcaaataacagatgtaaatagtgcaaataacagatgtaaatagtgcaaataacagatgtaaatagtgcaattattgtaacagatgttatGCTAAGATTTGTGTTCCTGTGGCTCAttctttatgtatttttttgttgtttaaggGCTGGCACAGTGAGACGCTCTAATACAAGTCCTATGGGGTTCCCAAAAGTGGGCTCAGGGTCCCCCAACTCTGCAGATGTCCCTCAGACCATAGGCAGGCGCCTCTCTATTGGTAGTTCACGGCCCTACTCTCCCTCACCGCTTGGTAAGGATATGTCCAGACATGCCTCCGCTAGGttaagctagcattagctttgtttcccccccccccccaaaaccgcTGCTTACAGTAAAATGACTGTTTGTGTCTTCAGTGGGCACTATCCCAGAACAACTGGGTCATTGCTGCTGTCACCTTCAGAGCCATGAGTCTCGCAGCCGCAGCTCCTCAGGCGGTGAGTTCACTGTTTTAAATACATCATCTATCTCTCATAATGGAGACAAAGAACTgcaaatgtctttgttttcattctctcCCGTGCTTCATGGCTGTTGTTGACAAAGGGCATGAGTCAGTGTGAATCATGGCGTTATATTAAACTGCAGACGTCTTACAACCTTCTCCATTCGTCTCAGGGAGATCACTGTCATGGTAACTGTTATGAATAACAGGAACAGAACAGAACTTCCTTGTCCTTTTTTTGGAAAGTCACACAAACTAGTGATTTTTACTGCAAACACTGAGTCTCTGTAAAACCTCCTGTTTTTATTGGAGCTAAACGTCAGCTCGACCGCGTTGTGATCTAGGTCCTCTACCTTCCCCAGGCTCCCCCTTCCCGTCCTCTCAGCTCCTGGGAGCTAGGCTTCAGAGCGCCCCCACTCTGACCGAGTTCTACCAGACAAGACAAAAGCTCCACAAGCAGCTGTCAGACCCCATTCAGCCGTCCTCGTCCCTGTGCAGTCACTCCCCACAGCTAGGCCGGCCGGCCAATCTCGGCTCCTCCCCCACGAAGCTCCTCGGCTCTTCACCTCGCACGTCCGAGTGGCTGCAGAAGTCACCACTGCCCACCATCATTGGCTCCCCAACTAAGGTGAgctaatttgttttttttctcactttaaATGTGACATCATGTGACATATCCATCGAAAACTGATATATTTCTTCGATTCAGATCATTTCGGCACCGTTCAAGATCCCCAAAACACAGGCGTCCTGTAACTTGATGGCGCTGGCTGACAGCCCCATGCCCACCAGGACTTTAGCAGATGCACGGGATGTCTGCGCCCACCACTGCAGCCCATATCACACCGGACGCCCAGCTGcccctgaaggcagcaggacCTTTGGCAGGTATGAGAGTCATTGACACTCCCTGCTGTCTGAAAGTTGCTAGTTTAATCTCTGTGTTACTTTGACCCCCGTTAATGCTGTCTGTCGTATTGGATGCAGATCCGTCAGCACGGGTCGTCTGTctgagcagccaatcagaatcaCTCTGGGTGGACAAGCTTATCAGGGCAGCACCGACAGCTTGAACACAGAGAGACCGATGGACACAGGTATTACGCCGTGACATCATTAGCATCTTCTGTTGAAGTGCTGCTTTCAGATGGAAAGTTAGAGCATGCACTCCTTCTACAGCCCCTGCAGGTCCCAGCGTGCAGCACCAGGGTGGGTCAGCTAGCCCTCGTACTGTCCTCTTCACTGTGGGTTCACcgcccaaaagcagcactcctCCCACCTGCAGCCACCTGGGCACGCGCCCCCGCACCACCTCGGGTGAGTACCTCCATCATCAGGTCTCTGAAGTAGAGCTACAAGGTTTCTCATGAcgctcccccctcctcatcctctcagtGGGCTCCAACAGCTCAGCTGGATCGCTGTGCTCCACCAGCGGCCGGGTCTATGTTGGATCTCCTCCGAGCATGGCCATAGGTTCCTCCCCTCCAGGAGGTTTTTTTGGCGGGCAGATGTGTCCTGGAGTGGAGGGGGCACCCAGCAGCTTGCGATATGTCCCTTATGGGACGTCACCGCCCAGTTTGGAAGGATTCATCACCTTTGAAGCCCCAGAGCTGCCTGAAGAAACCCTCATGGAGGTAAGGAGTGTGtttcctttatttatatttttagcattttatgtATTTGTTTGAAAAGCGGATTGTATTCCGTTCCCTAACACATGACTTAAGCGATATTTCTGTGGATCATTGACTCCCTTAAATGTGTTTCTGGAACAGCGCGAACATACGGACACTCTGATGCACCTTCGGATGATGCTTTCCTTCACTGACTGCGTCCTGGAGATGGCAGCAGTCCGAGCTGGTGGGACAGAGCTCGGGGTTTCAGCAGCGTCGCTCTACCCTCCGCAGGACAGTGTGGTAGTGGACCAGATTAGTCAGCTCAGCAAAGAGTGGGGGTAAGGGTCATGTCAAACAGTTGATAACTAGTTGTAATCCAAGATTGATTCACGAGGCTGCATTCCCAACTTTTATCTGACGTGCttgtgctgccccctacaggcagGTGGAGCAGTTGGTGCTTTACATGAAGGCAGCCCAGCTTCTGGCTTCCTCCCTTCATCTGGCAAAAGCTCAGATTAAATCAGCCAAGCTCAATCCTTCTACTGCTGTCAAACAAGGTAAAGGTGTTGATGAGTATGTCTGAATATTTACACCGGTGCGGCAGATTTAAGAGATAATTGGTGGTGTTAATATCTCTCCCCATCTCCTCTCAGTGGTGAAGAACCTGAATGAGCGCTACAAAAGCTGCATCTCCCTCTGTCGGCAGCTGACCGACAAACTCAACCACTTCTTCTCTGATAAGCAGCGCTTTGTGGACGAGATCAACAGCGTCACCGCAGAGAAGCTCATCTACAACCACGCGGTGGAGATGGTGAGTGTCAGGGAAACatcctgagagagagagagagggaggatccTGCTGTTCTCCAACCTTACATGACCTCTGAGTAAGAGTCTGCCGtggttttctgtgtgtttcaggtccAGTCAGCAGCTCTGGATGAGATGTTCAAGCAGACCGAAGATATCGCCTACCGCTACAGCAAGGCCTCCATGCTGCTCGACGGCCTGTCAAAGATCCTGCAGGACCCCACAGACGTCGAGAACGTGGTCAAATGTGAGTGAACCACCCGAGACGAACACGCGGCCTATGTTTCATGAGTTTATCACTGATGATCTGTTGTTTTTGGTTGCAGACAAGGCTAGCGTGGACCGCAGGATCTCAGCCCTCTGCTACTGCACTGTCACGCTATACGagtagcaacacacacacacacacacacatgcatgaatacacacacgcagggaCCATCTTCACCTACTCCCTCCTGTAGCAGTTCTGGCACTTTTCATCCAACGGGCTTCATCTGTAACTTATCGCCTGTTGGTTTTAGCGGCTTCGTCCCGGCCTGAACTGTGACAAGCGGCAGATGGACAAATTTTActaccaaagaagaagaaagcagatcCAGAAGAAGCAAAGGCCTAACCTGGATGAAGACGTAATGCGTGCACTTTTAAGTGCATTTTCTTTCCTTATGCTACGACAAAACAATCTCCATCTTTtagtattcttttttttttttaaccaaaagaaaacaaggatGGACCAGACTTTGACTGTGTGGGAGACTCAACCTACCCATGATGCAGTTCACTTAAagatgggagaaaaaaaacagtatcCTGTTTATTGTGTGATTTCTGTGATTATTTACTCTTTTATTTATTGGATCAGAAGAACATTGGTGTGTTTGAGAATGTTGAAGACTGCAATGGTCGGAAGTGGAAGAGCTCAGCAATACGCTTCTGGCCGATCACTGTAACAGATCCACTCATTACAAACTCGTATTTAAAGACATCAGATTCTGTTACAGAAGCTATAATAGTGTTGggatgtttttaatttttccacGTGTCGTTAGCTCATGCACTTTATTTTGGATTGAGAGGAGTCGAAACATTCTGGAGGTAGACGTGTGAAGGGTTTCCGATCTCTCCGAACCTGCCTGCTCTCTGTATCACCAGCTTAACAATGCATTGATTTCCCATAAGGCTTAGCAACTCAGTGGGGGGGTAAGCTAAAGGTCACTATTTGCTGGACTGTACCTTTTTCCTCTTGTTGGGGGATTTGATTCACGTATGCAGATGAATACATGGCTCCTACAAATGTTTGTATTGTGTAAAAAGAGCATCCATTGACTTCATTGAGACACCGTTTGTTCACGATGTCACACGGCGGATATTCCGGCGAGGAGCCGATCAAAAGCTCCTCTCCAGTAAATGTTGGCATCATCCTCCACGGAGCGGATGGTGACGCTGATCGGTCGGATTACTTGACATGTTACCGAATTAgtagtttcttttaaaaaaaaccaaaacaaaacaaaacaaaatcttaCAGTTTTGACCGAGATCCACTTGCTTTACACCAGTTTTATTTATTAGCAGTTATCCAATAATGGCAACATTTATTGTTAGAACAAAGCAACTACTTGGGTACTTCCTTCACCAACTCTGGAAAAGTGTgttatggttttttttgtctttttttttcgcTGTATTTACTCGCCTGACGTGGCAGTTTACGTGCCACGGGCAACTGGTCCTACTTCTCTTGAGTTCTGGTTTATGCTCTGTGGGTATCTGTaactaaaataacaaaactTGATATTTGCAAACCTGTATATACTTGTGATGCATGTGATGATTCCTTTCCCTTCTTTTGGGGTTAGATATCAGTTTTTGGGGCGTTGACAATGCCATCGGTCTCCCTTTCTTTCAGAGAGCACAAATCTTTATATGTACATAGAATTTGATACGTTCGCTCATGCCTGCCAAGGGTTTGATAGGGAAAACCTATTGTGGCACAACAGGGGTGTGCCAAAGAATTAAAACAGAACTCATGGCAGCTCTGAATTCTTTATACCGAACTGTTTGTTGTAAGATCTCACGAAATCTGTCTTCACATTCATTTCCGGAAAATTGTCCTACTTTAACGCCACTGCCCAACATCCTCTCCGTCTGCCTCCCTTTGAGTTGtgcccaacccccaaccccccctacagtactgtatatatgtctgcGTGCGCTTGCTAGGCGTGCATTGAGGCCAGTAGTCCAGTTGATGATAGACAAGGAGGTGCCTTCTTCTCCAGATAACAGACAGGCTTGCTCCTCTGTACAGGTGTGAatactttcttttattttctctctgtaGAATCTGTATATAGACGTGTTCTCAGGCTCCACGGTGGTCTGTGGGCCTGTTGTTCTCCGTACTGTTCTTTTTACAAGACATATCTGGAtgtccctcgtcctcctcatgAGCACTCTGAACCACAAGAAGCCTTTTACTACACCAGAGTGAAGAGCAGAGAACcgttccaacccccccccaccataaaCTGTTAACGGAggatggactttttttttttttaaagcatggGTACCAAGCCTGCATTTTTACGTGTAGAACCTCTAGAATGTTGAATGTACGTATGTTTTCTCCTGTCCAGCTTGATCTGAATGCATTTTGAAGACCCCCTCACCCACCCAACTGTCAGTCACAGCCCTGAAAAATGCAACAGTTTCCAAAcaccagttttattttattcttttttaaaaaaaagacatgttGTCATGTATGCGTCGCTCACCATGGGGTGTATTTCTTTGTTCTTTATAGAACACAAACAGTATTTGttattaaaaagaggaaaaaatatgTGCTTTTCGTCTGGGTTTGATTTGGCTTTAAATTATAACGTCATTAGGGAACACTGACTATATGGATCTGAAATTTAATCTATAACCAGGTTACGATTTAAATGAAACTACCGTCAAGTGCGTTTACAAAAATAGATGGCAAACGAATCAATCACAATAGAGCATTCGTTCATATTTGTGATGACCTCCTCTATAAAtgctttattattatattagaaGCCTAATTCGTAACAAGGCTTGTCGACATCCTGGAGGACTGCACGCGCCCCGAggatattgtttttgttttggtagGAGGAGCTTGTTTGAATCTGTTCTCTGATTGGTTCGTCTGTATGATTGACACAAGCCCAAGCCAATCGCTGAAGACATTTATGCCGGATCAGCTAACTTTATAACTGGTTAGCCTAGCTGCCATCTATTCCTGTACCATAAGAAACAATATTACAGAGACGACAACTTCCTTTTAAAGGTTTGgccttgtgtttttttattttggacCTCTTTCGTGACTTTCATAACTGCTGTATTTCCTATATAATAGCCCATGTTTTGGTGCGTAACTAACATCTGTTATTAGCCACCAAGCTAAAGCTAGCTCCTGCTGCGGCTGCCGGTCCACTTTAGTTGCGTAACTAACTCATAACTACAAGCCACGACGCGTTAATAACACACAAGTAGCTGACTGAGGCGACACTTGACCAAGTTTTGCATTCGTGCTGGTTAAAGGGGAAAACCTACTGCGCATGCGTGCATCGTATCCTTTTCTATGGGAGCGTTAACGGTCCATTCCGGGAGACATTTTGCAGGTTCTCCAAGACAAAACAATTGCTTATCTCAGAATAAGTTGTTAGAGGCTGCAGGTTAACCGCGTGTTGTTGCAAATTACAAGGTCTGTGCGCACTGGATTCAATCGTTATCAACTTTTGCATGCAAAGGTGAAGAATGCAACTATAGTGGCCAAGGTTAATTGAATTCCAAATTCTAGAAATTGCAGCTGACGCCTGTTTAACTTTCATTCGAGATGTCGCGGGAAGAGCTGGCTGTGCTGCGGGCCAGGAGGACCTTCCAGACAGGGAAGACCAAACCTCTGGAGttcaggctccagcagctgaagaaTCTGCTGCGCTTCGTCACTGAGAGAACGAAGGACATTGCAGCGGCTGTCAAAAAAGACCTGGGAAGGGTGAGTTGGCAACTCCAGGAGAAATGTGGGAAAGTGTTGAAGGTCACCTGGCAGAAGGGTCGCCAGGGGCCAATCCGACAGGtgattttttctttcctttattgtTTTGGAaaggtttgggtttttgtgTGAGGGGGCTGCTGTAAAAAATGTACTTACTAAGCACCCCATCATTCATTAATCCCATTTATAATTGTCAGACTGTTTTTGATTACCAAGATAATGTGGGACAGAGTGTGTCTCTTTTGACCTCAATCAGGGACACGTTCTTTTCTTTCTAAATACAGGACGTTCTGTTTTTTAAGTGATGGTTGGTAAGAAACATGTTTATAAGAATAGTGCTCCAGCATGGAGACCTGCCTGAACCACGGCGATGAATATTTGCTTCTGTTTTCAGAGTGAACACGGGACGGAGCTGTTTGAGACTATGGGATTAGAGGCAGAGATCAACCTGGCTGTGGGGAAGCTAGCGGAGTGGGCGGCTCCTCGGGCCGTGGAGAAGAACCTCCTCACCATGTCAGACGAGGTTTACATCCAGCCGGAGCCACTGGGAGTGGTGCTCATCATCGGTGCATGGAACTACCCCTGGGCTGTTACCCTCCAGCCACTGGTTGGAGCTATTGCTGCCGGTACTAAGCGCACCCTTGCATCCACACGCATTTGTTGTTGGTTCTATTGGTAATTAGTGCAGCTAGTAATGTTTAATCAACTACAATTCAGGCGGATCTACAGATGACATATTCTACCTGTGTACTTAGAACTGAAAAGCATAATTAAGCGTAAACTGAGGGCTCTGCTGTGACAGGAAGGAATAGCTCAAAGGCAGTGC encodes:
- the ulk2 gene encoding serine/threonine-protein kinase ULK2, producing the protein METVGDFEYSRKDLVGHGAFAVVFKGRHRKKTDWEVAIKSINKKNLSKSQILLGKEIKILKELQHENIVGLYDVQETPNSVFLVMEYCNGGDLADYLQAKGTLREDTLRVFLQQIAAAMRILNSKGIIHRDLKPQNILLSYAGRKKSNISGIRIKIADFGFARYLQSNMMAATLCGSPMYMAPEVIMSQNYDAKADLWSIGTVIYQCLVGKPPFQANSPQDLRMFYEKNKNLQPIIPSETSPQLRDLLLGLLQRNQKDRMDFDTFFSHPFLEPSSAIKKSCPVPVPSTSNTATDSSCGSSPCIRYNSPPSLPDMQTLAEDGLSSPPLGPPNFLQLSKESAGSTSSKNSSCDTDDFVLVPHISADSYDQPMGVGRRPSSEFLMCGGQPQPISGQTPMVSPRAETTPIPVPTQIRNYQRIKQNLSSSPTTTLYSSPRAGTVRRSNTSPMGFPKVGSGSPNSADVPQTIGRRLSIGSSRPYSPSPLVGTIPEQLGHCCCHLQSHESRSRSSSGGSPFPSSQLLGARLQSAPTLTEFYQTRQKLHKQLSDPIQPSSSLCSHSPQLGRPANLGSSPTKLLGSSPRTSEWLQKSPLPTIIGSPTKIISAPFKIPKTQASCNLMALADSPMPTRTLADARDVCAHHCSPYHTGRPAAPEGSRTFGRSVSTGRLSEQPIRITLGGQAYQGSTDSLNTERPMDTAPAGPSVQHQGGSASPRTVLFTVGSPPKSSTPPTCSHLGTRPRTTSVGSNSSAGSLCSTSGRVYVGSPPSMAIGSSPPGGFFGGQMCPGVEGAPSSLRYVPYGTSPPSLEGFITFEAPELPEETLMEREHTDTLMHLRMMLSFTDCVLEMAAVRAGGTELGVSAASLYPPQDSVVVDQISQLSKEWGQVEQLVLYMKAAQLLASSLHLAKAQIKSAKLNPSTAVKQVVKNLNERYKSCISLCRQLTDKLNHFFSDKQRFVDEINSVTAEKLIYNHAVEMVQSAALDEMFKQTEDIAYRYSKASMLLDGLSKILQDPTDVENVVKYKASVDRRISALCYCTVTLYE